DNA sequence from the Ochotona princeps isolate mOchPri1 chromosome 5, mOchPri1.hap1, whole genome shotgun sequence genome:
AATTCCTGAGGATTCATCCGGGTCATTCCATGTATCAATATTTTATTCCTTCTCCTTGCTGTGCATAGTAATCTACAGAGggtatttatttaataatatattttgccCCTGCCAccaattacttatttattttaaagatttatttatttttcattggaaaaccagatttacagagagaaggagacacaaagggagaaagatctttcatctactgtttcactccccaagtggctgcaatggctggcgctgagcccatccaaagctaggagccagaagcttcatccgggtctcccacgcaggtgcagggtcctaaggctttgggccatccttgactgctttcccaggccacaagcctctCAAAAAAagcctgcttttaaaaataatttatttgtttttattggaaagtcagatatacagagagaaggagagacagagagaaagatcttccacctgctaattcactccgcaagtggctgcaacagccggagctgaacccatccaaagccaggagccagttgtttcttccaggtctcccacacgggagcaggtcccaaggctttgggccatcctcaactgctttcccaggccgtaagcatggagttggatgggcaatagggctgctgggactagaactggcccATATAGTATCCCAGTTCATGTAAGGCagtgactttaaccactaggctactgctccgggcccacttttttttttttttttaatgattttttgaGGCTGGCATgaagactcagtggctaaatcctcaccttccaagtgAGGATTgaggccacttggcaagtgaatcagcagatggaagatctttctctgtatctctcctctctttgtctttgcaataaaaataaataaatcttttaaaaaataaaataaataaaaagctatttTCTCATCAGTGGGACCAGTATTGTGGTGATACAGGTTAAGTCTACACTTGAAACTACACTTGAATCTTCAATTGGAGTGCTGGGTCAagtaccagttgctccacttctgatccaggttcctgctaatgagcctggaaagccagtgaatgatggttcaaatacttgggttcctgtcacctgtatgggagacccaaacgaagctcttggcttttggcttcagactggttcaaccctagctattgtggccatttggggagcaaaccagtagattgAAGCCCTTTATCgctctgtttttcagataaatcATATGAAAGAAAAGTAGAATCTTATCAGCTCAACAAAAATCTGTACAGCTTTTATAGTAAAGCTAACATTGAGTTGAACTTGAATCcaaagatctttttgtttttgaaaagtggagagatgggggtggggagagacagacatctttcctctgctggttcactctccaaatgtcaggcaggctgaagtcagggactCAAGCTGGGCCTCTTGTGTGAGGGACAGGGGCGGAAGCCACTTCCGTTCCAGGGCTAttagcatcagcagggagctggattacaagccAGTAGCAAGGGACTCCAGTTGACACTAcaatctgggatgctggcattggaagtGGCAGTCTAGCCTCTACAGTGGGTGTTCTTATTGAAATGCTGGGATCCTCTTTGGTCACCTTTGGAGGAAAAGAATTTGCCATCTTTCTGGCACGGTGAGTTCATCTCATTCTGTTATCTTCAAACTTGGACTTGTTCTTGGCACCCGTGGTCTTCTGCCTCTCCCCTTCCGGCACTTCCTGGGGAATTTGGGAGACCTGATGAAGCAGTCCAGGTGTTTCCTCTTGAAGTTTCTCCCGTAGGCCTGCAGAAAACCAAGCCTAGTAGGGTATTTTATCTGTCAGCTTGTTGTGGGGAGGGACGTCTCCTTCATTTATAATGAGAGGACAGTGGTCAACTGGTACTTTTCCCTCGTGTCCTGCAGAACAGCCAGCTCCTTCCCACCCTACCCTGATCCTGCAGCAACCCTCCCTGTCCCCCCAGGctctgccaccaactccacagtaggTATGTACTGCAGTTTGTTCAGCCACTTGCCTGTTGATGGCCATCTGAGATAATTCCCAGTTTGGACTCTTCCAGAATAGAGCTGCTCTAAATATTCACTCTGAGGCTTTGGTGTAGTTATGGGTTTTCGTTTCTCTGGGATAGATGCCCAGGAATGTGCTCTGGGGATGGGTGTAGTGCACGCAACTGAGCCATTCACCTGTCGAAGAAcgtctgggttgtttccagttttgGCAACTATAAATAAAGCTGCTGTCAACACTGGCATACAGATTGTGGTGTGAATACAATCATCATTCTGGAAAGAATGCCTGGGTATGTAGTTATCTAACGGCAACTCcatgtttgattatttttaagttttttttttttttttttaattggaaagtcagacatatagagagaaggagagacagagaggaagatcttctgtctgatgatttactccccaagtggccacaacggtcagagcaaagccaatctggaaccaggagccaggagcctcttccaggtctcccaggatttggaccgtccttgattgctttcctaggccgcaagcagggagctgatgggaagtagggctgctgggattaaaactgggcatatgggatcctgggcatgcaaggcaaggacttcagctgctaggctgctgtgccaggcccaccatgTTTGATTTCTAAACACATTTGCAAACTGTGAGCCTGATAGTAATCTAGTTTCTCCATATCCTTGCCAACATTTTATGttgtcactattttttttaatttttttcattctgcTAAGTTATTATCAAAAGCTAAGtataattttcatttctatttgccTAATATCTTTCTAATGAGAGTgaacaccttttttaaaaagtatttttattggaagggcagatttacagaaagaagaagagatagagagaaagatattatgtctgctggttccctccccaagtggccttaatggctggagctgagctgagctgatctgaagccaggagccaggagcttcttcaaaagcctttcctctattgctttcccaggccacaagcagggagggagctggaagggacgccgtgcagctgggacacaaatcaatgcccatacgggatcccagcacttgcaaggtgaggatttagctactgtgTCTAGATCGCAGGCCCAGTGAACACCTTTTCATGGGGTTATTCGCCATTTATtcatctttgttagtgagatttCTGTTCATGATTTTTGCCCATTTCTCATAGAATTTTTTAAGCTATTTGGTTTTAAGAGATTTGTGTTTCTGAATCCTAGTCCTTTGTCAGATAATTggcttgtaaatattttctccaagtTTGTTTCCTGTCTTTTCATCCTCTTAAAAGACTCtttcaggcccagtgcaatggcttgatTAGCTAATcctcacttttcaaaaaaaaaaaaaaaacaaaaacctggccTTTCAAGCACAGGTATCCCATTAGGATGCCAATTTgtttcctggctgatccacttcccatcctggcctgagaaggcataagaagatggcctaaagccccaggaccctgcatccatgtgggagaccccgaagaaactcttggctcctggacattgtggccacttggggagtgaaccagcagacagaaaatctttctccttctctctgtaaatctgcctttccaatacaaagaaataaatcataaatagatatattttaaaagcaaaagactCTTTTACAGAGTAAACGTTATTTGGTTTTGAGGTTTGATTTATGAGTTTTCCCTTTGTGGATCACCCACTTCAGCATCCAGTCTGAGCATTCACTATCTAGCCCTAGATTCTAAGAATTTCTTCTAGTGTGCGTGTCCTGAAACCTTGGCAGTTTATTTACATGCAAGCCTGCAATCCATATTGCATGAAATAAGACTTTTGGGATTTCCCTGTGACTCTGGATGGAATGTTCAGCAACATACCTGTATGCCAGGGGAATCCCATGTAGATTTCTAGAACTCTCCTTGCTCTCCAATACCTACTTggcaccatggtgccagccattACACTGTACTACCTTCCTCTTTAAGCTGGAGGTTGTCTACACTGGGGATTAATCAGTGGCTCTCAATTATTCACCAAGTTCCCAAGTAGGAAATGATGAAAAGAGGAAGTCAGCCTAAACACAGCCTCAGTCATCGCCACATGAGCCCAAAGCAGTGATGCAGAAGCAGGGGCAGAGAAGGTGACAGTGCCTTGGGCAACAGGATGGCACAGTGGCAACCCATGATACTGCTGTTTCTTCTATAGGCCCTTCATTCACCCTTTTCCCACACCACTAGTCTTCCTCATCAGTGACGAACCAGGAAATTGACTGTTTCCATAACGCAGGGCTACCAAGCACTGCCCCAAGTTTTTGACTCAGCATGGGGGTAAATCATGCCAAATCTGGGACTGACAATCTTCTTAAAAGGAACtaactctgcttccttctctgaaTACTTCTGATGCAACCCATGTAGGTTTTTCATAACAAGCAACTCCCCAGGTCctctgatctgcctctccaataaaaacaaataagtcttgggcctggcggcgtggcctagtggctaaaagtcctcgccttgaatgccccgggatcccatatgggcgccagttctaatcccggcagctccacttcccatccagctctctgcttgtggcctgggaaagcagtggaggatggcccgatgcattgggaccctgcacccgcgtgggagacccgggggaggttccaggttcccggcttcggattggcgcacaccggccgttgcggctcacttggggagtgaatcatcggacggaagatcttcctctctgtctctcctcctctctgtatatctgactttgtaataaaataaataattctttaaaaaaaataaataaatcttaaaaaatgtacagcatgttaagccattgTCTGAGATGCCATTCCCTaggagcacaggttcaagtccccactgctccacttccaatgcagctttctACTATGCtcttggaaagacagaagatggtccaagtgttgagGCCCCTGCACCGCCATGCGAGCCCTGGATGCAGTTCTAGGCTTCTGaattcaacttggcccagccctggctgttgcagccatctgggcagtaagCCAGAGAGCAGAAAGTCTCTCTTGTTCCTGTgtaatgctacctttcaaataaataaatataggcagagatatagagacacatagagaaggagatctttcatctgctgttttactccatctggctgcaatggccaaggctgtgccaggctgaagccatgagctaggaacttctttcggatctcccatgtTGATGGCAGGGTTTCAAGCACCTGgccaatcttctgctgctttcccaggtacactacagggagctggattagaagtggagcagctggcatttgcactggtccccatatgagatacaggcatctcaggcagcagcttaacagattacgccacaatgctgaccacatttttttttttaatttaaaaaagcttCCTTTCCACCACAAATGCCACTGCCACCACTATACACTACATTGCCTCCTACCTGCTGGCTGCCCTTGGTGGCAATGCCTTGCCCAGTGCCAAGGACATCACAAAGATCCTGGACAGTGTGGGCATCAAGGCAGATGATGACTGGTTCAATAAGGTTCTCGGCGAGCTAAAAGGCAGGAACATTGAGGACGTGGTTGCTCAGGGTATCGGCAAACTGGACAGTGTACAAAGAGGTGGGACTGTGGCCGAGTCTGCTGCCCCAGGTGCGGTGGAGCCAGCTGCTGCGATGGCCCCTACAGTGGTGGAGCAGAAGAAGCAGGAGAAGAGTCAGAGGAGTTGGACAATGACATGGGGTTTGGTCTGTTGACCAGATCCTGCAACCCCCCAATAAAGCCTTttacgtaaaaaaaaaaatttttttttttgaaatagcatGTACAGTCACATAAAACATTACTGCATTTTGGTCTATGATGGATTGCATATAGCCTGGAAGCCTGATTTGATTACATGGCCCACTGAAGTTGTGGAAGGAGCAAAGTCCCAGAGAAGAGAGGGTCTACTGAGAATCCCCAGTGACTCAGTAGCCCACTTGGGGACAGAGCAGTCCATGGCCCTTCCTTCCTGAGGGTGCCCTTGGCCTGAGGGCTGTGTCCTTGTGCCAGTGCTGGGGAAGTCTTCCTTGGAGTCTCCAATAGGTATCTGAGGCCTGGGAAGCCCTTGGGGACTCACTTCCTCCCATTAGACCAACCAGTGACCTTGGGTGTCTGGGTAGAAGAGAACTGCCTGCTCCTGAACACGCATGGGGTGGGGTCATACGATCCAGACAGGAAATCAGAGCTAGCTGAGGAAGCCCCAAACTCAGGGTGCCAGAAACACACACGCTGTGGGTGCCCGGATACTTCCGCAGCAGCTACCCACTTCTGCCTTCAGCAAGTGTTTCCCAATAGCCTGAGCTATGAATATGCGAATGTCAGTGATGCGGGTCACAGGTGGCCAGCTGAGGAGGGGTGAGGACTGTGGGTTCCCTCGTACTCTCACTCGTCTCAGCACTCCATCTTGGCGAGAGAGGCCTGGGATCCTGTGAACCCACGATGGGTGAGTACCAGCTCATGGGAAAGGACCTGGAATGCTGGGGATTGGCTCTTGACAACTCTGCGGGGAGTAGCTTGCATGTATCTGGTCTTGGGGATgggagccttgggagcctgctggTCTGCTGGAGGAGGCAAAAGAACAGATATGGTGGCTTCAGCGTGTCCTGCCCAGAGCCTCTCTTACATTCCCCAAGAGGTGAGAGCCGCTGTCCTCAACCTCTGAAACATCTGCTCAGCGGTGGGAGGTAATGAAGCCAAGGTTGGGACTGGCGACCGTGATTTCTTCCCTGCTTTgccaggaggaggtgggggacTGGAATAGGTGCCTTGAACCCTGGGCCATGGGAAAGAGGCAAGGCATTCACCACACCTCTGGGGACCCTGTGCAGGTAACAAGGATTCCCCAAAGGCAAGTTATGGCTCCATCTCCAGCTTGCCAagcccagggccagcacagtTACCTCCTGGAGGGACCCCCCTGAGTGAAAAGATCCCCATCCCTGATGTGGAACTGGTGAGAATTCTGGAAGCTTCTGAAGCAGGcatggggtggggaaagggagggggtgCTCTGTGTGGACAGGATATTCTGGGCCCTCACAGACTGGAAGAGGGGCTTTCCCGGCAACCGTGCCAGTCCATTTGGGCTGCGAACAACAGCAACAGCCAGTGGCAACTGCCCCCACCTGCTTCTGCCCCCAGCACTTAGCAGGGGAGTTAGGTGTCTGTCTAGAACTGAGTTTTCCAGGGAACAGCAAGGGACCTGAACTGAACTGCACTTGGAACCTCAAGCATTCACTGTGATCAAAGGGAAGGCTCCAGAGGGCTCCTTTCAGGATGTTCTACAGATTGCTAGGCTGGGGtcccagaaggaagcagaaagaaggGGGCCTGTGATCTGAGAAGGGGAGTGAGAGACtgtcccagctgggctcagccctgggagACCCCTGCTTCCTTTTGGGAGCCTTGAGGACCACAGCAGTGGGCAGGTCAAGTTCAGGCTGCTGAGGGTGACAGATCCCCTGTGACTCAGCGAATCCAGCTGACTCCTCCAGCCCCTGGGCCCATCCTGGGTTGACTAAGGACAGACCACTGCCACCCGCCACCATTCTACCCaagtccctctccttccctttcctctagGGCACATTCAGCCTGCGGAAGCTGTGGGTCTTCACCGGGCCTGGCTTCCTCATGAGCATCGCTTTCCTGGACCCAGGCAACATTGAGTCAGACCTCCAGGCTGGCGCCGTGGCCGGATTCAAAGTGACCAAATCAGGGCCTATATGGGGGGTTGCCTGGGGAAGGAGGTGCCCAAATCAAGTGGGTGGACACCCCAGTCTGCCATGTTTCCCCATGGTGGTATGCTCCTGAGAGCAGGGGTGAAAGTTCAAATGGGCTAGCAAAGACTCTCCAGGGTCATGTGGCAtctcctccaccctctccccagcATGTGCCTAGGTCCCCAGGGTGGCCTCAGGCCCCTCTGGCTGACAGCCTTTCTCCCTGCCTTGTCACAGCTGCTCTGGGTCCTGCTCTGGGCCACCGTGTTGGGCTTGCTGTGCCAGCGACTGGCCGCCCGGCTAGGTGTGGTAACAGGAAAGGACCTGGGTGAGATCTGCCACCTATACTACCCTAAGGTGAGCAGGGCAGACTGTAGGGAGGGCAGGGTtggaccagaagcagcagcaggtactGCAATTGCTTGAAGCCTCCATGACTCTATGATCCAGTAAACACATTTCATCCCCTCTAGGACTAACACAATTTCATTTGACTGATGAAAAGACTGAGGTTCAAAGCTATAGTTCACCGACTGAGAGGGACACAAAGGGAAATGAAAAGTGATGGAAATTACTTAGCCaagcaaaaaccaaaccaaaccaaaacagagGGAGGTACCAGCTTATGGTGGTAACTGACTGCCACTGGTGTCCAGTTAGGATAACGGAGATGACAGCTCTAGATACTTCTGAGCTATTTCATGTGAGGATTAAGCAATGAAGCTGTTAGGAGGGCTGAAGGAGCAAGGGGAGGCGATGCTAACTCTAAGATCAGACACAGCGCTGCAACCTGGCTCCCGCTCAGGATCCATCCCTCACTGGCCAGCACTCCAAAATGATGCACCTGCTGTGCAAATGAGCACCCACCCAGGAGCCCAGGCTAAGCATTTCCTACACTATCCAGGCTCTGCTACACATGTAGGTCTCACACTTCTAGATCAGCCTAGGCTAGAGCTAGGGATGGcaaggctggggagggggagccctgagccagcagacaacccacactcctccccaacTAGGTGCCCCGGATCCTGCTCTGGCTGACTATCGAGCTAGCCATCGTGGGCTCCGACATGCAGGAGGTCATTGGCACGGCCATCGCGCTCAGTCTGCTCTCAGCCGGACGGTACTGACTCCCCCCCATTCCCCGCTTACTCCCCAAGGGAACTTGTGATCCTCTGTATCCGATTGGTGCTGTTCATCCCCTCAGATGTGAGCTGCTGCTAGAGAGGCAGAGCCATGTGGCTAAAGTCCCTGGGGCCTCTGCTGGCCAAGGCCTGATCCCACAGTGTCCATCTAGCGCGCAGAGGGCATGAGGGCTCTGGTGCCtggaccagactgggctaggctgagccGGGCTCTCTGGTTCCAGAATTCCACTCTGGGGTGGCGTCCTCATCACCATCGTGGAcaccttctttttcctcttcctggaTAACTATGGTAAGTATATTCCTCACTTTCCAGTactggcaggtgcaggggagGGAATACCAACCAGAGCTACGACTTCACACCGCCCCGGGTGTCTCTACATCCCTCTTCTAGCTGTGTGGACTCACCAAGCCATTTAGATGTAGGTTTCCTCATCCACAACCTGGGATAGATCTATCATGCACTTGGCCTGCACCCAGAGCCTAGAGCCTCATATTGGAGTTGGAGGCTGGTGTTATAGGGATTTTggcctgtccctctctgtctcctcctttcccccAGGACTGCGGAAGCTGGAAGCTTTTTTCGGACTCCTCATTACCATCATGGCCTTGACCTTTGGGTATGAGGTGAGAAGCCAGAACTGCACCCCTCCCTTTGCCTCCTAAGGTCTCTCTTCTCTCCCGTCCCACTGTGCCCTCCTACCCATACCCGCCTGCTGCTGGAGGGCAGACCCCCCGGCAACCCCTGCCCCTGACAGCATTCCTCCCTTGTAGTATGTGGTGGCGCAGCCAGAGCAGGGGGCACTTCTTCGCGGCCTGTTCCTGCCTTCATGCTCTGGGTGCAGCCAGCCCGagctgctgcaggctgtggcCATCATGGGCGCCATCATCATGCCCCACAACATCTATCTGCACTCGGCCCTTGTCAAGGTGAGCACAAGGGAGGGATGTCCCCTCCCAGGGAGCAGTGCaaccctgcctcccagcccttgGCCTCGCGGGGCCTACCCTCAGCCTGGAGTAATGGGAGTTGAGAGCCAAGGAGCAGAACAGATAAAGGATTTCAGGTCAGGATATTGTAAGCTGCGGGATGGCCAGTGCATCGACCTTGGGACAGAAACtgttccagcagagagaaggtggTGAAGGGGGTTGGGGTGTGTGACATGGCAGGGCTGAGGGGCAGGGAGCTCCAGCATGGCAGGGCTGAGGAACGGGGTGCTCCAGCATGGCAgtgttctctccttctctgggcACTGAGGAGGTCCCCCCAGCCTGCGGGGGTGAGGATGGCGCTGACCAAGGCCTGACCGCCTTGTAGGGATTTTCAAAAAGAGCTGGGATTGATTACAGGCAATTCATTAAGTGTGAGGGTGGGGGGCACGGTGGTAACTCTGCAGAAGCTTTGgcctcctgccctcccaccaTACCACCCCGACCTATGACCTTTACAGTCCCGGGAGATAGACCGGACCAGCCTTGTGACCATCCGGGAAGCCAACATGTACTTCCTGACAGAGGCCACCTTCGCTCTCAGTGTCTCCTTCATCATCAACCTCTTTGTCATGGCTGTCTTTGGGCAGGCCTTCTACCAGCAGAGCAACCAGGCTGCGGTGAGACCACCCCCGCCCAGCTCACCTGtgcacacacccccacccccacaggaTCCCACACGTGCCCACGCTCCTCTGAGTGTCAGCCAGCACGGAGCTCTTGCTGGCCCCTGCGGGAGGTCCTGGAGTCCCGGCATGCAGTAGTcagggccctggggtgggggtgaaaAGGTACTACAACCCCTGGTGAGAAAGGACACCTGGAAATGTGTGAAGAATATGGGAAAGCCTTCTTGGAGGATGTGGCATTTGTGCTGACTGAGAGTAGCCAGCTTACTCCTCCTGGCTCCCTGGAACCTATGTGTCTTCCTGCTTTGTGCTTCTAAAGGCAGGTGCAGGggtgtgtatgtgcgtatgtgtgcGCCCACGTGGGAAGAACAAAGAGGGTACCTAGGTACAAGTAATTGCCTCACTGTGTGACTTAAGTCACAGCCCTAACTCTCTGGATCTCGTTTTGAGCTGCACAGGGCCCTGAGGAAGGGATGTCTGTAGGAAGTGTTGGGGGGTGTTGCTGAATCCCTGAGGTATGCCGGAGGGGGAAGGGAGTGGTGTGGCCCCAGCCTCTTCTCCCTCTGTGGAGATGCAGCTCAACAAAGCCAACAAAAGGCGGGAAACCCAGCTCTCGCGTGGAACTCCCAGCAAAGCAAACACCCCAACTTTGGACCCAGATGGCGCCATGGGTCAGGGCATGGggtctgcttttcccagactgtACTGTGAGCTTCACCTCTCCTTCCCACCACCCTGGTACCTGCAGCACAACTTGTGTGCCAAAAGCAGCCTCCATGCCTACGCCAAAGTCTTCCCGCAGAACAACGACACAGCCTCCGTGGACATTTACCGAGGAGTAAGCCAGTAGCCAGGCAGGGATCGGGGCCACGAGTGATCACACATAC
Encoded proteins:
- the SLC11A1 gene encoding natural resistance-associated macrophage protein 1, with the protein product MGNKDSPKASYGSISSLPSPGPAQLPPGGTPLSEKIPIPDVELGTFSLRKLWVFTGPGFLMSIAFLDPGNIESDLQAGAVAGFKLLWVLLWATVLGLLCQRLAARLGVVTGKDLGEICHLYYPKVPRILLWLTIELAIVGSDMQEVIGTAIALSLLSAGRIPLWGGVLITIVDTFFFLFLDNYGLRKLEAFFGLLITIMALTFGYEYVVAQPEQGALLRGLFLPSCSGCSQPELLQAVAIMGAIIMPHNIYLHSALVKSREIDRTSLVTIREANMYFLTEATFALSVSFIINLFVMAVFGQAFYQQSNQAAHNLCAKSSLHAYAKVFPQNNDTASVDIYRGGVILGCIFGPAALYIWAVGLLAAGQSSTMTSTYAGQFVMEGFLKLRWSRFARVLLTRSCAILPTVLVAIFRDLQDLSGLNDLLNVLQSLLLPFAVLPVLTFTSMPALMHEFANGRLSKALSFGIIALIYAINLYFVFTYLSKLPHPAYWGLVALLAVTYLGLTTYLVWTCCLAQGAMFLAHSSHQRFLYRLQEEERLGNRAASG